Proteins encoded in a region of the Enterococcus gilvus ATCC BAA-350 genome:
- the fabZ gene encoding 3-hydroxyacyl-ACP dehydratase FabZ — protein MEKIMNVEEIMAAIPNRYPIYYLDAVTEFEDEKHITAVKNLTMNEDFFQGYFPGDPIMPGTLIVEALAQAGSLLILKSAAFEGKTAYIGGINKANFLEFVRPGDTLFLNFDIQKVKGPVGTAKAWATVEEKVVTECEFTFIVGDKEQKNS, from the coding sequence ATGGAAAAAATTATGAATGTCGAAGAAATTATGGCTGCGATCCCAAATCGTTATCCCATTTACTATTTAGATGCAGTTACAGAGTTTGAAGATGAGAAGCACATTACTGCCGTTAAGAATTTAACGATGAATGAAGACTTTTTCCAAGGGTATTTTCCTGGGGACCCTATCATGCCAGGGACATTGATTGTCGAGGCTCTTGCTCAAGCGGGATCGTTGTTAATATTGAAATCAGCAGCATTCGAGGGGAAAACTGCGTACATCGGGGGAATTAATAAAGCAAACTTTTTAGAATTTGTTCGACCTGGAGACACATTGTTCTTAAACTTTGATATTCAAAAAGTTAAAGGTCCTGTTGGAACCGCGAAAGCATGGGCGACTGTTGAAGAGAAAGTAGTTACTGAATGTGAATTTACATTTATTGTAGGGGACAAAGAGCAAAAAAACAGCTAG